From the Anaerolineales bacterium genome, one window contains:
- a CDS encoding YdcF family protein has product MTKFLIRLTRIGLAVVLAWCLYAASSIYSFAQQDETRPADVAIVLGAAAWRDRPSPVLRERINHAIALFQDGVVDAIIFTGGYGRNDLLSESETAREYALQAGLPLEALYIEANSTNTQQNLSEAQRLMQALGLQSALIVSDPMHMMRAMALADDLGIEAYSSPTTTSRYASIPTQLWFLLRETAYYSGYLLGY; this is encoded by the coding sequence TTGACCAAATTCCTCATTCGCCTGACCCGCATCGGGTTGGCTGTCGTGCTGGCCTGGTGCCTGTATGCAGCCAGCAGCATCTACAGCTTTGCCCAGCAAGATGAGACGCGCCCCGCCGATGTCGCCATCGTTCTGGGGGCGGCCGCCTGGCGTGACCGCCCTTCGCCCGTGCTGCGCGAGCGCATTAACCACGCTATCGCCCTGTTCCAGGACGGCGTGGTGGATGCGATCATCTTCACCGGCGGCTACGGGCGCAATGACCTGCTGTCTGAGTCGGAAACCGCTCGTGAATACGCCCTGCAAGCCGGGCTGCCGCTGGAAGCGCTGTATATTGAGGCCAACTCCACCAATACCCAGCAGAACCTGAGCGAAGCACAACGCCTGATGCAGGCTCTGGGGCTGCAAAGCGCGCTGATCGTCTCAGACCCGATGCACATGATGCGCGCCATGGCCCTGGCAGACGACCTAGGGATAGAGGCCTACTCCTCGCCCACCACCACCAGCCGCTATGCTTCAATCCCCACTCAGTTGTGGTTTCTGCTGCGCGAAACGGCCTACTATTCAGGCTACTTGTTGGGCTATTAG
- a CDS encoding alpha/beta fold hydrolase, with translation MKIRRTLIQAGLCALLAACSLSPAAVADLPAPQLALTAVPSVTHTPTQASSPTPSLTPTPQLHPLSIDYLRSREYPATELVIEQVLDNGPNYFRYIASYFSDGLKQYGLLTVPFGEKPPSGWPVIIFNHGYIAPEVYQTTERYVAYVDGFARSGYIVFRPDYRGHANSEGEARGAYGRPDYVIDVLNAVAALKAFPEADPGRLGMWGHSMGGYITLRAMLADADIKAGVIWAGVVAAYADMVDIGGRPRFGSRGLLETFGPPESNPELWASISANSYLDQLPGPLQLHHGSADHSVPAGFSSQLAVQVRQAGGVAELYEYAGDDHNLSHFFTSAMLRSIAFFDQYVKGGP, from the coding sequence GTGAAAATTCGCCGCACCCTCATCCAGGCCGGGCTGTGCGCCCTGTTAGCCGCTTGCAGCCTCTCCCCTGCGGCTGTGGCGGACTTGCCTGCACCCCAATTGGCACTCACGGCCGTGCCGAGTGTGACCCATACTCCCACGCAGGCTTCCAGCCCAACCCCCAGCCTGACCCCCACACCGCAGCTGCACCCGCTCAGCATTGACTACCTGCGCTCCCGCGAGTATCCGGCCACAGAATTGGTGATCGAGCAGGTCCTGGACAACGGACCAAACTATTTTCGCTACATCGCTTCCTATTTCTCCGATGGATTGAAACAGTACGGGTTGCTTACCGTTCCCTTTGGGGAAAAGCCGCCCTCCGGCTGGCCGGTGATCATTTTCAACCACGGGTATATCGCCCCAGAGGTGTATCAAACCACCGAACGCTACGTAGCTTATGTGGACGGGTTTGCGCGCAGCGGCTATATCGTCTTTCGGCCCGATTACCGCGGCCATGCCAACTCAGAAGGAGAGGCGCGCGGCGCCTATGGGCGGCCGGACTATGTGATCGATGTGCTCAACGCAGTGGCGGCGCTAAAAGCTTTCCCCGAGGCAGATCCTGGCCGCCTGGGCATGTGGGGGCACTCGATGGGCGGGTACATCACCCTGCGGGCGATGCTGGCCGACGCAGATATCAAAGCCGGTGTGATCTGGGCCGGCGTAGTAGCCGCCTATGCCGACATGGTGGACATCGGCGGGCGGCCGCGCTTCGGCAGCCGCGGCCTGCTGGAGACCTTTGGCCCGCCCGAAAGCAACCCTGAACTGTGGGCCTCCATTTCCGCCAACAGCTATTTAGACCAGCTGCCTGGGCCGCTGCAGCTGCACCACGGCAGCGCAGACCACAGCGTGCCGGCCGGGTTTTCCTCGCAGCTGGCCGTGCAGGTCCGCCAGGCTGGCGGAGTGGCGGAATTGTATGAGTACGCGGGAGATGACCACAACCTCTCGCACTTCTTTACCAGCGCCATGCTGCGTTCCATCGCCTTCTTCGACCAATATGTAAAGGGCGGGCCATAA
- a CDS encoding YcaQ family DNA glycosylase, with protein MSERIVVDKAQARRFLLGHQHLLPPRKLSGKQGVLDFIRKLNCIQYDPINVVGQNPHLVLQSRVRSYKPAMLNALLYADRALVDGFDKQMAIYPAEDWPDFAYHRSHMAKTYMEASSTAPAVKLVEAIRQAIEQRGPLSSLEFEDKTKMDWWLTGSARAARIAMDILFYSGATLVHHRVGTRRYFDLSHRLLPAAHSQLRQHASHEDYLEWHVLRRAGGIGLLHDKTTAEYGGLVGWAAGKVKAAVTRLLHKGHLLPVEVQGVSRRVFYIRPADLPALEAAAKPPKGKPGAALIAPLDNLMWNRDLVRSLFDFDYTWEVYVPEPKRKYGYYVLPVLYGDRLVARMDPEFERSSKAFGIKNWWWQEGVDQKDEAMLSAIAECLAAFGKYLGANQIRLGDNARVDAGLKRAIAAANKG; from the coding sequence ATGTCTGAACGCATCGTCGTGGACAAAGCCCAGGCCCGGCGCTTTCTGCTGGGCCACCAACACCTGCTGCCGCCGCGCAAGCTCAGCGGCAAGCAAGGTGTCCTTGACTTCATCCGTAAGCTCAACTGCATCCAGTACGACCCCATCAACGTAGTCGGCCAGAACCCGCACCTGGTGCTGCAGTCGCGCGTGCGCAGCTACAAGCCCGCTATGCTGAATGCCCTGCTCTACGCAGACCGGGCGCTGGTGGACGGTTTTGACAAGCAAATGGCGATTTACCCGGCCGAAGATTGGCCGGATTTTGCCTATCACCGCAGCCATATGGCCAAAACCTACATGGAGGCCTCCAGTACCGCTCCGGCGGTCAAGCTGGTTGAGGCGATCCGCCAGGCCATAGAGCAGCGCGGCCCGCTGTCTTCGCTGGAATTTGAAGACAAAACCAAGATGGATTGGTGGTTGACTGGCTCTGCCCGCGCGGCCCGGATCGCCATGGACATCTTGTTTTACAGCGGAGCCACGCTGGTTCACCATCGCGTCGGCACCCGGCGCTATTTTGATCTTAGTCACCGACTGTTGCCTGCGGCCCATAGCCAATTGCGCCAACATGCTTCACATGAAGACTACCTGGAATGGCACGTCTTACGCCGGGCGGGTGGCATTGGCCTGTTGCACGATAAGACCACCGCGGAATATGGCGGGCTTGTGGGTTGGGCGGCTGGCAAGGTCAAGGCGGCCGTGACGCGTCTGTTGCACAAGGGGCACTTGTTGCCAGTTGAGGTCCAAGGTGTCTCACGCCGGGTGTTCTATATTCGCCCAGCAGACCTGCCGGCGCTGGAGGCGGCGGCCAAGCCGCCCAAGGGGAAGCCAGGCGCCGCCCTGATCGCCCCGCTGGACAACTTAATGTGGAACCGCGATCTGGTCAGGTCCCTTTTCGATTTTGATTACACCTGGGAAGTGTACGTCCCTGAGCCCAAACGCAAGTATGGCTATTATGTGTTGCCGGTTTTGTATGGGGATCGGTTGGTGGCGCGCATGGATCCCGAGTTTGAGCGCAGCAGCAAAGCTTTCGGCATCAAGAACTGGTGGTGGCAGGAGGGCGTGGACCAGAAAGATGAGGCGATGCTCTCCGCCATTGCGGAGTGCCTGGCGGCCTTTGGCAAGTATCTGGGCGCCAACCAGATTCGCTTGGGAGATAATGCCCGGGTGGACGCGGGACTGAAACGGGCGATTGCCGCAGCCAACAAGGGCTAG
- a CDS encoding glycosyltransferase family 39 protein, with translation MATPGSPSVSRAASWLNRLELGAALALIGLPAALLMADRWAGRRQELQWLREVGGGLLAGVESLGLPAYIGLVIACLVGLLLLAVLAAQSTTLAQEFLVPLHQPPRTYRPVSPRQRRWATGLIGVAVLATALLTVRALAAEQLLGLDWGLAALGILCGLLGLLLPWKQVQTAWRQQAGPWGAMGLALLGLLALLASLYSSWLPVWLTAGLMLLAALNLWRYRAQVPLVFWLVAGAVVFFSWDINAWWLVAVGDEFAFYREARFIVYDAPFRLVIENFFKGNYVYSAHPFLSTLLQAVFFKVFGDSNFAWRMSSLFYAAVSLFFFHYFFQTVLQKRYALAATFLLATSHYLAAFGKVGYNNLQALLAFALVLAAAAWALRTRSPGAHLALGLAQAFCFYVYPAALYVAPLPYLLLLLYDPPFNSGAVQRWALSLGALILLLLPLLMQPDYWDSKVAGTLAYTPTLVEDSAHTLSHFNSNFVYSLLSPLFAIEERHFVAGGYLDPLTAMLSFLGLALLLATFWRSRFLLFWLAAFGLVFFLAGMSHDRQFPPSTRMFLLLPFLAVLACLALAWLKLRLSQLTLRSSWLPPAAGLLALLILGLNFYQAHPLAQQRMTGYQGFEGLFLRTSRDFWQSHPDAPILIVHQPETLHIDSLTEILAIYQVSYSEDQVRGITPAELQTGGQQQIAAGAETLVLVDARLPEEDMQAANAALRDLGKTGCPVQHALGDTRLYLWHSAALAAQCPALVSAEG, from the coding sequence TTGGCGACACCAGGTTCCCCAAGCGTAAGCCGGGCAGCCAGCTGGCTTAACCGGCTGGAACTGGGCGCCGCCCTGGCGCTGATCGGGCTGCCCGCCGCGCTGCTAATGGCGGACCGCTGGGCGGGCCGGCGGCAGGAGCTGCAATGGCTGCGGGAAGTCGGCGGCGGGCTTCTGGCTGGCGTGGAAAGCTTGGGGCTGCCCGCCTACATCGGCCTTGTGATCGCCTGCCTGGTGGGTTTGCTGCTGCTGGCCGTGCTGGCCGCGCAATCCACTACCTTAGCCCAGGAATTCCTGGTTCCCCTCCACCAACCACCCCGAACCTATCGCCCTGTTTCACCCAGGCAGCGCCGCTGGGCCACTGGGCTGATCGGCGTGGCCGTGCTGGCGACGGCCCTGCTGACGGTGCGCGCTCTGGCGGCGGAGCAGCTTCTGGGGCTGGATTGGGGGCTGGCGGCGCTGGGCATCCTGTGCGGCCTGCTGGGCCTGCTGCTGCCGTGGAAGCAGGTGCAGACCGCCTGGCGGCAGCAGGCAGGGCCTTGGGGCGCCATGGGCTTGGCTCTGCTGGGCCTGTTGGCTTTACTGGCTTCCCTGTATTCATCCTGGCTGCCGGTTTGGCTAACAGCCGGGCTGATGCTGCTGGCCGCGCTCAACCTGTGGCGCTACCGCGCCCAGGTACCGCTCGTGTTCTGGCTGGTCGCTGGGGCTGTGGTGTTCTTCAGCTGGGATATCAATGCCTGGTGGCTGGTGGCGGTGGGCGATGAATTCGCCTTTTACCGCGAGGCGCGTTTCATAGTATATGACGCGCCGTTCAGGCTGGTGATTGAGAACTTCTTTAAAGGCAACTACGTCTATTCGGCTCACCCTTTTCTCTCCACCCTGCTGCAAGCCGTGTTTTTTAAAGTCTTTGGAGACAGCAACTTTGCCTGGCGCATGAGCAGCTTGTTCTATGCGGCAGTTTCATTGTTTTTCTTCCACTACTTTTTCCAAACCGTCCTCCAAAAGCGCTACGCACTGGCCGCCACGTTCCTATTGGCCACTTCGCATTATTTGGCCGCTTTTGGCAAGGTGGGCTACAACAATCTGCAAGCCCTGCTGGCCTTCGCCCTGGTGTTGGCGGCCGCCGCCTGGGCGCTGCGCACCCGCAGCCCGGGGGCTCACCTGGCGCTGGGCCTGGCCCAGGCGTTTTGCTTTTACGTCTATCCGGCGGCGTTGTACGTGGCGCCGCTGCCCTACCTGCTTTTGCTGCTTTACGATCCGCCCTTTAATAGTGGCGCGGTGCAACGCTGGGCGCTGAGCCTGGGCGCCTTGATCCTGTTGTTGCTGCCGCTTCTGATGCAGCCCGACTACTGGGACTCGAAGGTGGCCGGGACACTGGCTTACACGCCCACCTTGGTGGAAGACTCTGCGCACACGCTAAGCCACTTCAACAGCAATTTTGTCTATTCCCTGCTTTCGCCGCTGTTCGCCATCGAAGAACGCCACTTTGTGGCCGGGGGGTATCTGGACCCGCTGACTGCAATGCTCTCGTTCCTGGGCCTCGCCCTGCTTCTGGCGACCTTTTGGCGCAGCCGGTTCCTGCTGTTCTGGTTGGCCGCCTTCGGCCTGGTGTTCTTCCTGGCCGGCATGAGCCACGACCGCCAGTTTCCCCCCAGCACGCGCATGTTCCTGCTGCTGCCCTTCCTTGCGGTGTTGGCTTGCCTGGCGCTGGCTTGGCTCAAACTGCGTCTCAGCCAGCTCACACTTCGTTCAAGCTGGCTGCCACCAGCCGCCGGCCTGTTGGCCCTGCTAATCCTCGGCCTAAATTTCTACCAGGCACATCCGCTGGCCCAGCAGCGCATGACCGGCTACCAGGGCTTTGAGGGCTTGTTTCTCAGGACCAGCCGGGATTTCTGGCAGTCACACCCTGATGCGCCGATCCTAATCGTGCACCAGCCAGAGACCTTGCACATCGATTCGTTAACCGAGATCCTGGCCATCTATCAAGTGTCTTATTCGGAGGATCAAGTGCGGGGTATCACGCCTGCCGAGCTGCAGACGGGCGGCCAGCAGCAAATCGCCGCTGGCGCAGAGACCCTGGTGTTGGTGGATGCGCGCTTGCCGGAGGAAGATATGCAGGCCGCCAACGCCGCGCTGCGAGACCTTGGCAAAACCGGCTGCCCGGTGCAGCATGCCTTGGGCGATACGCGTCTTTACCTGTGGCACTCCGCCGCGCTGGCGGCGCAGTGCCCGGCGCTGGTCAGCGCGGAGGGCTAG
- the gatA gene encoding Asp-tRNA(Asn)/Glu-tRNA(Gln) amidotransferase subunit GatA, protein MTHLADLSAHELARRIRAGEVTAVQALEAALERIQAVDGAPGRLGGDRNEGSDKVHAFVTLTEARARAQAEAVDAQLARGEDPGPLGGVPYTAKDIFTVKDVISTAASRILSNFKPPYTATVVERMEAAGAVMLGKVNLDEFTYGSSNESSAYQPSTRNPWDPSRVPGGSSGGSAAAVAAGEGAISLGTDTGGSIRQPASFCGVVGLKPTYGRVSRYGLIAFGSSLDCPGPVTRNVRDAALTMNAIAGPDRRDSTAATAPVPDYTAGLDGGVQGLRIGLSPDYDKLTFFNHDSGKMESRQMPEEISKAVLDAAEALAKQGAEIVEGVPMAHTRYGIPCYTVISRVEAASNLHRYDGVKFGYRSAAKAKDLRELYRRSRSEGFGQEPKLRILMGMYVSAAQYSEQYYRRALQVRSLIRDDFDAAFDAKGAYKLDALLTATTPTTAFGMASMYGDSVLMQFADQLTVTANHAGVPALSLPGGLSAERLPIGIQLIGPDFSEAALLRIAQSYETATADAAWRVERPAVLAGA, encoded by the coding sequence ATGACCCATCTGGCTGATCTGTCCGCCCACGAACTGGCCCGGCGCATCCGCGCCGGGGAAGTCACCGCCGTGCAAGCGCTGGAGGCGGCTTTGGAGCGCATCCAGGCCGTAGATGGTGCGCCCGGCCGCCTGGGCGGCGACCGCAACGAAGGCAGCGACAAGGTGCATGCCTTTGTGACCCTGACCGAGGCGCGCGCCCGCGCCCAAGCCGAAGCGGTGGATGCCCAACTGGCCCGCGGCGAAGACCCCGGCCCGCTGGGCGGCGTGCCTTATACGGCTAAAGATATTTTTACGGTCAAAGATGTGATTTCGACCGCCGCCTCGCGTATCTTGTCCAATTTCAAGCCTCCCTACACGGCCACGGTGGTGGAGCGTATGGAAGCCGCCGGGGCGGTTATGCTCGGCAAGGTCAACCTGGACGAGTTCACCTACGGCTCCTCCAATGAGTCTTCGGCCTACCAGCCTTCCACGCGCAACCCCTGGGATCCCAGCCGCGTGCCCGGCGGCTCCTCCGGCGGCAGCGCCGCGGCGGTGGCGGCGGGTGAGGGCGCCATCTCGCTGGGCACCGATACCGGTGGCTCCATCCGCCAGCCGGCTTCGTTCTGCGGCGTGGTCGGCCTCAAGCCGACCTACGGGCGCGTTTCGCGCTATGGGCTGATCGCTTTCGGTTCCTCGCTGGATTGTCCTGGCCCGGTGACGCGCAACGTGCGTGATGCGGCGCTGACGATGAACGCTATCGCCGGCCCGGACCGCCGTGACAGCACCGCCGCCACGGCGCCCGTGCCCGATTACACCGCCGGGCTGGACGGCGGCGTCCAAGGCTTGCGCATTGGCCTCTCGCCGGATTACGATAAGCTGACCTTCTTTAACCACGACAGCGGCAAGATGGAAAGCCGCCAAATGCCGGAAGAGATCTCCAAGGCCGTGCTGGACGCGGCTGAAGCACTGGCCAAGCAAGGCGCCGAGATCGTGGAAGGCGTGCCCATGGCGCACACACGCTACGGCATTCCCTGCTATACGGTCATCTCGCGCGTCGAAGCCGCCTCCAACCTGCACCGCTACGACGGCGTCAAGTTCGGCTACCGCAGCGCCGCCAAGGCCAAAGACCTGCGTGAGTTGTATCGCCGTTCACGCAGTGAAGGCTTTGGCCAAGAGCCCAAGCTGCGCATTCTGATGGGTATGTACGTCAGCGCCGCCCAATACAGCGAGCAGTACTACCGACGGGCGCTGCAGGTGCGCTCGCTGATCCGCGACGATTTTGATGCGGCCTTTGATGCCAAAGGCGCCTACAAGTTGGACGCGCTGCTGACTGCCACCACGCCCACCACCGCATTCGGAATGGCCTCCATGTATGGCGATTCGGTGCTGATGCAGTTCGCCGACCAGCTGACCGTCACCGCCAACCATGCCGGCGTGCCGGCCCTCTCGCTGCCCGGCGGATTGAGCGCCGAGCGCCTGCCGATTGGCATCCAGCTCATCGGACCGGATTTCAGCGAAGCGGCCTTGCTGCGCATCGCGCAGTCTTACGAAACCGCCACGGCCGACGCGGCTTGGCGCGTCGAACGCCCGGCGGTGCTGGCCGGCGCGTAG
- a CDS encoding glycosyltransferase family 2 protein yields the protein MERTKIGALVPCYNEAQRISGVLSILLTTPGIDEVWCVDDGSTDGTAEVVRNRFPHVRLVSLPHNRGKAGAVLAGTEQMVDCDYVLLVDADLQELNPQQLQAGVSKMTAQNRIDMLIFFRTAEAWWAMAVRANDLFSGERIVRRSDLLDVLRSEEVEGYQLEVAINSYMIENKRNVERSPLYCRSVLTAEKVGWQAGMEKESKMFRSIFDYLGLTGLVRQMLWFPPLRF from the coding sequence ATGGAACGAACAAAGATCGGCGCATTAGTACCCTGCTACAACGAAGCCCAGCGCATTTCTGGGGTGCTTAGTATTCTGCTCACAACCCCAGGGATTGACGAGGTCTGGTGTGTGGATGACGGTTCCACGGATGGCACTGCCGAGGTGGTGCGCAATCGCTTCCCGCATGTGCGCCTGGTGAGCCTGCCGCACAACCGCGGCAAGGCGGGTGCGGTTCTGGCCGGCACCGAGCAAATGGTGGACTGTGATTACGTTTTGTTGGTGGATGCAGACCTGCAGGAGCTTAATCCGCAGCAGTTGCAGGCCGGCGTGTCTAAAATGACCGCCCAGAACCGCATTGATATGCTGATCTTCTTCCGCACCGCCGAGGCCTGGTGGGCGATGGCCGTGCGCGCCAACGACTTGTTCAGCGGCGAGCGCATCGTGCGCCGCAGCGATCTGCTGGATGTGCTGCGCAGCGAAGAGGTGGAAGGCTACCAGCTGGAAGTCGCCATAAACAGCTATATGATCGAGAATAAACGCAATGTGGAGCGCAGCCCGCTGTACTGCCGCTCCGTGTTGACCGCCGAGAAGGTGGGTTGGCAGGCGGGCATGGAGAAAGAGTCCAAGATGTTCCGATCCATCTTTGACTATTTGGGGCTGACCGGCCTGGTTCGCCAAATGCTGTGGTTCCCGCCATTGCGCTTCTAA
- a CDS encoding acyl-CoA dehydrogenase: MATKAPAGQLTEEHEMIRQAAREFAQNEIAPIAAEFDESGEFPLETIRKMGQMGFMGIEIPEQYGGAGMDTMAYVLALEEISKADASHGTIMSVNNSLYCYAIYKFGTEEQKQQFMRPVAAGEKIGAYSLTEPMSGSDAATMRSRALRDGDDYLITGRKSWVTSGPVADYILLFTITDPSKGAKGISAFLVEADKPGFTRGKKEPKLGIRASATSEILFEDYRVPASQRLGEEGEGFKIAMTVLDAGRIGIATQALGIAEAAYEASVQFVREREAFGQKIGEFQGTSFKIADMKTRIEAARGLIHSAAWAKQASKDSGGRYTLEASMAKLFASETAMFCAHHAVQIHGGMGYSKELPVERYFRDAKITEIYEGTSEIQRLVISRVETGLR; this comes from the coding sequence ATGGCTACAAAAGCCCCTGCAGGACAGCTCACCGAAGAACATGAAATGATTCGCCAGGCAGCCCGCGAGTTCGCCCAGAACGAGATCGCCCCGATCGCTGCGGAGTTTGACGAAAGCGGCGAATTTCCGCTGGAGACCATCCGCAAAATGGGCCAGATGGGTTTCATGGGCATTGAGATCCCTGAGCAGTACGGCGGGGCCGGGATGGACACCATGGCCTATGTGCTGGCGCTGGAAGAGATCTCCAAGGCGGATGCCTCGCACGGCACGATCATGTCGGTCAACAATTCGCTGTATTGCTACGCCATCTATAAATTTGGCACTGAAGAGCAAAAGCAGCAATTCATGCGCCCGGTGGCCGCCGGCGAAAAGATCGGCGCTTATTCGCTCACTGAACCCATGTCCGGCTCTGACGCGGCCACCATGCGCAGCCGGGCGCTGCGCGACGGCGATGACTATCTCATCACCGGCCGCAAGTCCTGGGTGACCAGCGGCCCGGTGGCCGACTACATATTGCTCTTCACCATCACCGACCCGAGCAAAGGCGCCAAAGGCATCAGCGCCTTCCTGGTGGAGGCTGACAAACCCGGGTTCACACGCGGCAAGAAAGAGCCCAAGCTGGGCATCCGCGCTTCGGCCACCAGCGAGATCCTGTTCGAGGACTACCGCGTGCCGGCCAGCCAACGGTTGGGCGAAGAAGGCGAAGGCTTTAAGATCGCCATGACCGTGCTGGACGCCGGCCGCATCGGCATCGCCACCCAGGCCCTGGGCATTGCCGAAGCAGCGTACGAGGCCAGCGTGCAATTCGTGCGCGAGCGCGAGGCTTTTGGCCAGAAGATCGGCGAATTCCAGGGCACCTCTTTCAAAATCGCCGATATGAAGACGCGTATTGAAGCCGCCCGCGGCCTGATCCACAGCGCCGCCTGGGCCAAGCAGGCCAGCAAAGACAGCGGAGGGCGCTATACGCTGGAAGCTTCGATGGCCAAGCTGTTCGCCTCCGAGACGGCCATGTTCTGCGCCCACCACGCTGTGCAGATCCACGGCGGCATGGGCTACAGCAAAGAGCTGCCGGTGGAACGCTATTTCCGGGACGCCAAGATCACCGAGATCTACGAGGGCACCAGCGAGATCCAGCGCCTGGTCATCTCTCGCGTGGAAACCGGGCTAAGGTAG
- a CDS encoding DsbA family oxidoreductase: MKIDIWSDIGCPFCYLGTTQLNEALAGFEHRERVEISHHSFQLDPNAPRQTDMRVVEMLANKRGIPVEQAEAMNQQVAKAFEASGLSMNYKEAQPVNTFDAHRLVHFAASQGQQEAVLPRLFKAYFTDGENTADVETLVRLASEAGLDAEQTRAMLASDQYAAEVQADISRAAQLGIHGVPFFIFEGKYAISGAQGAEAFNRALQQVWEEVHSA, encoded by the coding sequence ATGAAAATTGACATTTGGAGTGACATTGGCTGCCCGTTCTGTTACCTGGGCACCACCCAATTGAATGAAGCCTTGGCCGGGTTTGAGCACCGGGAGCGTGTGGAGATCAGCCACCACAGCTTCCAGCTGGACCCCAACGCCCCGCGCCAAACCGATATGCGCGTGGTGGAAATGCTGGCCAACAAGCGCGGCATCCCCGTGGAGCAGGCCGAGGCGATGAACCAACAAGTGGCCAAGGCCTTTGAAGCCTCTGGCTTGAGCATGAATTACAAAGAAGCCCAGCCAGTAAACACCTTCGACGCCCATCGCCTGGTGCACTTCGCCGCCAGCCAGGGCCAGCAGGAGGCTGTGCTGCCACGCCTGTTCAAGGCCTATTTCACGGACGGCGAGAACACGGCGGATGTGGAGACGCTGGTCAGGCTGGCCAGCGAAGCCGGCCTGGACGCAGAGCAAACCCGCGCCATGCTGGCCTCAGACCAATACGCTGCCGAAGTGCAAGCCGACATCAGCCGGGCGGCCCAGCTGGGCATTCACGGCGTGCCCTTCTTCATCTTTGAGGGCAAATACGCCATCTCCGGCGCACAAGGGGCCGAGGCCTTCAACCGGGCGCTGCAGCAGGTCTGGGAAGAAGTGCATTCAGCCTAA
- a CDS encoding DNA alkylation repair protein yields MTRALDAILAELKQHGSQTDRAGMARFGIATERAFGVKHPLLKQIARRHRKDHPLALELWDSGYHEARLLATLVADPAQVSEVQLEAWLADINSWDLCDGFTGNLVDKTPFAYAKAVEWARRAAEFERRAGFALMAWLAVHDKQAPNEKFAPFFDLIQQQAADERNYVKKAVNWALRQLGKRNRALNAQAIAVAQRIAQQGSKSARWIAADALRELQSEAVAARLAAKEL; encoded by the coding sequence ATGACGCGAGCGCTGGATGCAATTCTTGCAGAGCTAAAGCAACATGGCAGCCAAACCGACCGGGCCGGCATGGCGCGCTTCGGCATCGCTACCGAGCGTGCCTTCGGCGTCAAGCATCCGCTGCTGAAGCAAATCGCCCGCCGCCACCGCAAAGACCATCCGCTGGCCTTGGAACTCTGGGACAGCGGCTATCACGAAGCCCGCCTACTCGCCACGCTGGTCGCCGACCCGGCGCAGGTCAGCGAAGTGCAGCTGGAAGCCTGGTTGGCCGATATCAATTCCTGGGACCTCTGCGATGGCTTCACCGGCAACCTGGTCGACAAAACGCCTTTCGCCTACGCCAAGGCAGTCGAATGGGCGCGGCGCGCCGCGGAATTTGAACGCCGCGCCGGTTTCGCCTTGATGGCTTGGCTGGCGGTGCACGACAAACAGGCGCCCAATGAAAAGTTTGCGCCGTTCTTCGATCTCATCCAGCAGCAAGCTGCGGATGAGCGTAATTACGTCAAGAAAGCCGTGAACTGGGCGCTGCGCCAGTTGGGCAAGCGCAACCGCGCCCTGAATGCGCAGGCCATTGCGGTTGCCCAGCGCATTGCACAGCAAGGCAGTAAATCGGCGCGTTGGATCGCCGCCGATGCCTTGCGCGAGCTGCAGAGCGAGGCGGTGGCCGCACGCCTGGCGGCAAAGGAGCTATAG
- the deoC gene encoding deoxyribose-phosphate aldolase: MQNALVLTRPQLAAKLQSTLMRPDVTRQQVAAHIEACAEHSFHAAMIPMADVPLARAILQGTKVKVATAICFGTGYESVAGKVALVHECRTLGADEVDYGPNMSLFLSGELEAFRDESAALVEAAGDMTLKAMLELHFIETDDEQKHAARLLEEAGVPWIKNSSGGGPRPGQATPAAIQLLRAALKPETHIKASGGIKSHAGALELIHAGAELLGTSAALAILEGVEAGDTSY; encoded by the coding sequence ATGCAAAACGCCCTCGTCCTGACCCGCCCACAACTCGCCGCCAAATTGCAATCCACCCTCATGCGTCCGGATGTGACCCGCCAGCAGGTGGCGGCCCATATTGAAGCCTGCGCCGAGCACAGCTTCCACGCCGCCATGATCCCCATGGCCGACGTGCCCCTGGCCCGCGCCATTCTGCAGGGTACAAAGGTCAAAGTCGCCACGGCGATCTGCTTCGGCACCGGCTACGAGAGCGTGGCTGGCAAAGTGGCGCTTGTCCATGAGTGCCGCACCCTGGGCGCCGACGAGGTCGACTATGGCCCCAATATGTCGCTCTTCCTTTCGGGAGAGCTTGAGGCCTTTCGTGATGAAAGCGCCGCCCTGGTGGAGGCTGCCGGGGACATGACCCTTAAGGCCATGCTTGAATTGCATTTCATCGAAACCGACGACGAGCAAAAACACGCCGCGCGGCTCTTGGAAGAGGCGGGCGTGCCTTGGATCAAGAATTCCAGTGGCGGCGGCCCACGCCCTGGGCAGGCCACACCCGCCGCCATCCAGCTGCTGCGGGCGGCGCTGAAACCTGAAACGCACATCAAAGCCTCAGGCGGCATCAAAAGCCACGCCGGCGCGCTGGAACTCATTCACGCCGGCGCGGAACTGCTGGGCACCAGCGCCGCCCTTGCCATCCTCGAGGGGGTCGAGGCGGGTGATACGAGCTACTAA